Proteins from a genomic interval of Burkholderia cepacia GG4:
- a CDS encoding non-ribosomal peptide synthetase: MTKVQPDWLALATRFAQLPDAQRAVFVDKLGAAGIDFRVLPIPPRTPRSDRVPASFAQTRLWLHARLIDAPDAYHITERLALSGPLDAHALRLACDALIARHEALRTTFDEAEDGVAQTIHPPLRCPWRETDLEALPDGDRIARAEAIATADEADAFDLDAAPLVRVHLIRFDATHHWLALTGHHIVSDGWSSGVMLDELAAFYRAYASGAPVPLAPLPIQYADYALWQRRWLDAGERDRQLAFWRERLDPQRGVLTLPGATARPARRSARGARHVFSLDARIAAQLRAFAAASGATPFAVLLAALDALLARATGDARICVGVPAANRERAETAGLIGFFVNTLAIDVDVPVHGDFASLVARTQRALVDAQMHQDVPFEQVVDALGVPRSASHHPLFQVMAAYGERRALPALGAASAALLPSGTPSAKFDLTLAVEATPDGTFDAAFIYALDLFDADAIARLAARFVTLLGDALARPDMPIGDLDWLPAHELAQLFAWNAPAGAAEAAPFVPVHVRIAAHAKARPDARGVADIDRALTRGEVDARATRIARNLVATGVRPEMRVGVALQRSVDLLIALIAVLKSGAAFVPLDPAHPRERLAQIVGDAGIVHVLTDGASAASLPKLPALRVWRADEVDALDEAANIALPDVLPGHAAYAIYTSGSTGKPKGVIVDHAAFARHCVAIAERYGAGERDVFLLFQSVNFDGAHEGWFSQYLSGAAVSVTADVLWPPAQTCAMMIRDGVTMTYVPPGCAAQLAEWALAHGAPPTLRSLTVGGEATSREAFAMLRRAMPNVRVVNGYGPTETVITPTLWMFRPGDDLAKLGDAAYLPIGTLVGARTAHVLDERLHPLPVGVIGELYLGGEGIGVARGYLDRPALTAERFVPDPYGAPGARLYRTGDLVRRRADGVFDFIGRVDHQVKLRGLRIELGEIEAQLAAHDAVREACAVVHGQGAQAQLVAYVELTADAQAAAQPVEAATLDAHLRRTLPDYMVPAQLIVLDALPRNANSKVDRARLPAPVRVERTYEAPHDGDETALAAIWRDVLNIERVGRGDHFFELGGHSLAAVRVATRVAERLGRDVPVRALFEAPVLAQYARQVADAPRDAHAGAAAPGVALAKPDAQGVWPLSPAQLGLWFLWRAQPDSAAYNIPVALRVRGPLDLDALRAGFAAAAAAHPALRARLVTRDGMLPGQRIDAAAPVALPVVDLSAQPDALARAAALTGADALAPFDLAAAAPLWRARVLRLGADDHVLSVTIHHIVSDGESIELWLDAVRARYVERVRGDAAHASTVTVTESTSLVLPAPCHPARVAYWRDALADLPSRVLPQRADAPAVPQWRAARIAFEFDAPLIRAARDAASAAHATLPMLLHAALNTALFRVTGAADQPVGVLASTRELTGDAARDALGLFINSVVVRTRIDPSARRADLLAQVRDTALAAYAHADVPFADVVAALRTPRAVQANPLFQVMFNYLRPTGAATRDWAGLTLAEFDDVRHRVVFTLELDVVEHPDGRVSAAFSYADELLDGGFVDALVDLYHDEVARFAGAPEAALGAPDALFTGHALAPAGTDVPVAAAGAPNMAAALAVLWSDTFATAAPARDTDLFEAGATSFDVVRFVDAASRAGHALTVGDVFAAPTLAALGARIDASAETEQEVRDAG, from the coding sequence ATGACGAAGGTTCAACCCGACTGGCTCGCACTCGCGACGCGTTTCGCGCAACTGCCCGACGCGCAGCGCGCCGTATTCGTCGACAAGCTCGGCGCGGCCGGCATCGACTTTCGCGTGCTGCCGATTCCGCCGCGCACGCCGCGCAGCGACCGTGTGCCGGCCTCGTTCGCGCAGACGCGGCTGTGGCTGCATGCGCGGCTGATCGACGCGCCGGACGCGTATCACATCACCGAGCGGCTCGCGCTGAGCGGCCCGCTCGACGCACACGCGCTGCGGCTCGCGTGCGACGCGCTGATCGCGCGCCATGAAGCGCTGCGCACGACCTTCGACGAAGCGGAGGACGGCGTCGCGCAGACGATCCATCCGCCGCTGCGCTGCCCGTGGCGCGAGACCGATCTCGAAGCGCTGCCCGACGGGGACCGCATCGCGCGCGCAGAAGCCATCGCGACGGCCGACGAAGCCGACGCGTTCGATCTCGATGCGGCGCCGCTCGTGCGTGTGCACCTGATCCGCTTCGACGCGACGCATCACTGGCTCGCGCTGACGGGTCACCACATCGTGTCGGACGGCTGGTCGTCGGGCGTGATGCTGGACGAGCTCGCGGCGTTCTATCGCGCGTATGCGTCGGGCGCACCGGTGCCGCTCGCGCCGCTGCCGATCCAGTACGCGGACTACGCACTGTGGCAGCGCCGCTGGCTCGATGCCGGCGAACGCGATCGGCAGCTCGCATTCTGGCGCGAACGGCTCGATCCGCAACGCGGCGTGCTGACGCTGCCCGGTGCGACCGCGCGGCCCGCACGCCGCAGTGCGCGCGGCGCACGTCACGTGTTTTCGCTCGACGCGCGCATCGCTGCGCAACTGCGAGCATTCGCGGCCGCGTCGGGCGCGACGCCGTTCGCGGTGCTGCTCGCGGCGCTCGACGCGCTGCTCGCGCGTGCGACCGGCGACGCGCGGATCTGCGTCGGCGTGCCGGCCGCGAACCGCGAGCGCGCGGAAACGGCCGGCCTGATCGGCTTCTTCGTCAACACGCTCGCGATCGACGTCGACGTGCCCGTGCACGGCGATTTCGCGTCGCTGGTCGCGCGCACGCAGCGCGCGCTCGTCGATGCGCAGATGCACCAGGACGTGCCGTTCGAGCAGGTCGTCGACGCGCTCGGCGTGCCGCGCAGCGCCAGCCACCATCCGCTGTTCCAGGTGATGGCCGCGTACGGCGAGCGCCGCGCGCTGCCGGCGCTCGGCGCGGCCTCGGCCGCACTGTTGCCGTCCGGCACGCCGTCCGCGAAATTCGACCTGACGCTCGCCGTCGAGGCCACGCCCGACGGCACGTTCGATGCCGCGTTCATTTATGCGCTCGACCTGTTCGACGCCGACGCGATCGCGCGGCTGGCCGCGCGCTTCGTCACGCTGCTCGGAGACGCGCTCGCGCGCCCCGACATGCCGATCGGCGATCTCGACTGGCTGCCGGCCCACGAGCTGGCCCAACTCTTCGCGTGGAACGCGCCGGCAGGCGCAGCCGAAGCCGCACCGTTCGTGCCGGTGCACGTGCGCATCGCCGCGCATGCGAAGGCACGGCCCGACGCACGCGGCGTCGCCGACATCGATCGCGCGCTGACACGCGGCGAGGTCGACGCGCGCGCCACTCGCATCGCGCGCAATCTCGTCGCCACCGGCGTGCGACCCGAGATGCGCGTCGGCGTCGCGCTGCAGCGCTCGGTCGACCTGCTGATCGCGCTGATCGCGGTGCTGAAGTCTGGCGCCGCGTTCGTGCCGCTCGACCCGGCCCATCCGCGCGAACGGCTCGCGCAGATCGTCGGTGACGCGGGCATCGTGCACGTGCTGACCGACGGCGCGAGCGCCGCGTCGCTGCCCAAGTTGCCGGCGCTGCGCGTCTGGCGCGCGGACGAAGTCGACGCGCTCGACGAAGCCGCCAACATCGCTCTGCCGGACGTGTTGCCCGGCCATGCGGCGTACGCGATCTACACGTCGGGCTCGACCGGCAAGCCGAAGGGCGTGATCGTCGATCACGCGGCCTTCGCGCGGCATTGCGTGGCGATCGCCGAGCGCTACGGCGCAGGCGAGCGCGACGTGTTCCTGCTGTTCCAGTCGGTCAACTTCGACGGCGCGCACGAAGGCTGGTTTTCGCAATACCTGTCGGGCGCTGCCGTGTCGGTGACGGCCGACGTGCTGTGGCCGCCCGCGCAGACCTGCGCGATGATGATCCGCGACGGCGTGACGATGACCTACGTGCCGCCCGGCTGCGCCGCGCAGCTCGCCGAATGGGCGCTCGCGCACGGCGCACCGCCGACGCTGCGCTCGCTGACCGTCGGCGGCGAGGCGACGTCGCGCGAAGCGTTCGCGATGCTGCGCCGCGCGATGCCGAACGTGCGCGTGGTCAACGGCTACGGCCCGACCGAGACCGTGATCACACCGACGCTGTGGATGTTCCGTCCCGGCGACGATCTCGCGAAGCTGGGCGATGCCGCGTATCTGCCGATCGGCACGCTGGTCGGCGCGCGCACCGCGCACGTGCTCGACGAGCGGCTGCATCCGCTGCCGGTCGGCGTGATCGGCGAGCTTTACCTGGGCGGCGAGGGGATCGGCGTCGCGCGCGGCTACCTGGATCGTCCCGCGCTGACGGCCGAGCGCTTCGTGCCCGATCCGTACGGTGCACCGGGCGCACGCCTGTACCGCACCGGCGACCTCGTGCGGCGTCGCGCGGACGGCGTGTTCGACTTCATCGGTCGCGTCGATCACCAGGTGAAGCTGCGCGGGCTGCGCATCGAACTCGGCGAGATCGAAGCGCAGCTGGCCGCGCACGACGCGGTGCGCGAGGCGTGCGCGGTCGTGCACGGGCAGGGCGCGCAGGCGCAGCTCGTCGCCTATGTCGAACTGACGGCCGACGCACAAGCCGCCGCGCAGCCGGTCGAAGCCGCAACGCTCGATGCGCATCTGCGCCGCACGCTGCCCGACTACATGGTGCCCGCGCAGCTGATCGTGCTCGACGCGCTGCCGCGCAATGCGAACAGCAAGGTCGACCGTGCGCGGTTGCCGGCGCCGGTGCGCGTCGAGCGCACATACGAGGCGCCGCACGACGGCGACGAAACCGCGCTCGCGGCGATCTGGCGCGACGTGCTGAACATCGAGCGCGTCGGCCGCGGCGATCACTTCTTCGAGCTCGGCGGCCATTCGCTCGCCGCGGTGCGCGTCGCGACGCGTGTCGCCGAGCGGCTCGGCCGCGACGTGCCGGTGCGCGCGCTGTTCGAAGCGCCGGTGCTCGCGCAGTACGCGCGGCAGGTGGCCGACGCGCCGCGCGACGCACATGCCGGCGCCGCGGCGCCGGGCGTCGCGCTGGCCAAACCCGATGCGCAAGGCGTGTGGCCGCTGTCGCCCGCGCAGCTCGGCCTGTGGTTCCTGTGGCGCGCGCAACCCGACAGCGCCGCGTACAACATCCCGGTCGCGCTGCGCGTGCGCGGCCCGCTCGACCTCGACGCACTGCGTGCCGGGTTCGCGGCTGCGGCAGCCGCGCATCCGGCACTGCGTGCCCGGCTCGTCACGCGCGACGGCATGCTGCCGGGCCAGCGGATCGACGCCGCAGCGCCCGTCGCATTGCCGGTCGTCGACCTGTCCGCGCAGCCCGACGCGCTCGCCCGCGCGGCAGCGCTGACCGGCGCCGATGCGCTCGCGCCGTTCGATCTCGCCGCCGCTGCGCCGCTGTGGCGCGCTCGCGTGCTGCGGCTCGGTGCGGACGATCACGTGCTGTCGGTGACGATCCATCACATCGTGTCGGATGGCGAATCGATCGAGCTGTGGCTCGACGCGGTACGCGCACGCTATGTCGAGCGGGTGCGTGGCGATGCGGCGCACGCATCGACGGTGACGGTGACGGAAAGCACGTCGCTCGTGCTGCCCGCGCCGTGCCACCCGGCCCGCGTCGCATACTGGCGCGACGCGCTCGCCGATCTGCCGTCGCGCGTGCTGCCGCAGCGCGCGGACGCGCCGGCCGTGCCGCAATGGCGGGCCGCGCGCATCGCGTTCGAGTTCGACGCGCCGCTGATCCGTGCCGCGCGCGACGCCGCGTCGGCCGCGCACGCGACGCTGCCGATGCTGCTGCACGCAGCGCTCAACACCGCGCTGTTCCGTGTGACCGGCGCGGCCGACCAGCCGGTCGGTGTACTCGCGTCGACGCGCGAGTTGACGGGCGATGCGGCGCGCGATGCGCTTGGCCTCTTCATCAATTCCGTGGTCGTGCGCACGCGCATCGACCCGTCAGCCCGGCGCGCGGACCTGCTCGCGCAGGTGCGCGACACCGCACTCGCCGCGTATGCGCATGCCGACGTGCCGTTCGCCGACGTCGTCGCCGCACTGCGCACGCCGCGTGCCGTGCAGGCCAATCCGCTGTTCCAGGTGATGTTCAACTACCTGCGCCCGACCGGTGCGGCCACACGCGACTGGGCCGGCCTGACACTCGCCGAATTCGACGACGTGCGGCATCGCGTGGTGTTCACGCTGGAGCTCGACGTCGTCGAGCATCCGGACGGTCGCGTGAGCGCTGCGTTCTCGTATGCAGACGAGTTGCTCGACGGCGGCTTCGTCGACGCGCTTGTCGACCTCTATCACGACGAAGTCGCGCGTTTCGCCGGTGCGCCGGAGGCGGCGCTCGGCGCGCCCGATGCGCTGTTCACGGGTCACGCGCTCGCGCCGGCTGGCACGGACGTGCCCGTCGCCGCGGCAGGCGCCCCGAACATGGCGGCCGCGCTCGCGGTGTTGTGGTCGGACACGTTCGCGACGGCCGCGCCCGCGCGCGACACCGACCTGTTCGAAGCCGGCGCGACCTCGTTCGACGTGGTGCGCTTCGTCGACGCGGCTAGCCGCGCCGGTCACGCGTTGACGGTGGGCGACGTGTTCGCGGCACCGACGCTCGCGGCGCTCGGCGCGCGAATCGATGCATCGGCAGAAACGGAGCAGGAGGTGCGCGATGCTGGCTGA